GCATCGGCGGGCTGATCTACGACGCGGTGCTCACCAAGGAGGGCACCACCGTCACGGGCATCGTGACCTTGCTCGTGCTGGTGTACCTGCTGATGAACCTGTTGGTCGACCTGCTCTACGCAGTGCTGGACCCGAGGATCCGATATGCCTGAACCGACTGTCTCCGCCACCACCGCGCAGCCGACCGACTCCGAGCGGACGGCGGCCGAGCCTGCCTCGGCCGCTCGCCCCGAGAAGCCCCGCGGGCTCTGGGGCGATGCCTGGCAGGACCTGCGCAGGCGACCGATGTTCCTCGTCGCCTCCGCGATCATCCTGCTGCTGCTGGTGATGGCCGCGTTCCCGCAGCTGTTCACCTCGCTGGACCCCACGCGGGGTTCGCTCTCGCACGCGCGGGAGCTGCCTTCGGCCGAAGCGTGGTTCGGCTACGACACCCAGGGGCGCGACATCTACGCGCGGGCGATCTACGGAGCGCGCGCCTCGATCATCGTGGGTGTGCTCGCCACGGTCGTGACCGTGCTGATCGGCTCCATCTTCGGCCTGGTGGGCGGCTACCTGGGCGGCTGGCTGGACAACCTGCTCTCGCGGTTCGCCGAGATCTTCCTCGGCCTGCCGTTCGTGCTGGGCGCCATCGTCATCCTGACCACGCTGAACCCGGCCACGGGCATCCCGGACCCGGTGCGGATCATCACGCTGGTGATCCTGTCGATCTCGGCGCTGTCCTGGCCCATCGCGATGCGGATCATGCGTTCGGCCGCGATCTCGGCCCGCGAGCAGGACTACGTGAAGGCCGCGCGAGCGCTCGGTGCGAGCCCGGCGCGGATCATCTTCCGGCACATGCTGCCGAACTGCCTGGCTCCCGTGCTGGTCTACGCGACCATCGCGCTGGGCGGTTTCATCGGCGCCGAGGCGACGTTGTCGTTCCTCGGGCTGGGCCTGCGCTCACCGGTGGTGTCCTGGGGCGTGATGATCGCGGATTCGCGCGATTACATCTCCGTCGCCCCGCACCTGCTGATGTTCCCCGCAGGCTTCCTGGTGGTGACCGTGCTGGCATTCGTGATGCTCGGTGACGCCGTCCGCGACGCGCTCGACCCGAAGCAGAAGTAGGAGGTACCGCTGTGTCCGAGAAGGGCGACAACGCAGGCGGACGGCTGCTCGACGTCGAGGACCTGCACGTGGAGTTCCGCACCCGCGACGGCGTCGCGAAGGTGCTCAACGGCGTGAGCTACCACGTCAAGGCCGGTGAAACGCTGGCGGTGCTGGGCGAATCCGGTTCCGGCAAGAGCGTCACCGCGCAGACGGTGATGGGCATCCTCGACACCCCGCCGGGGTTCGTCACCGGCGGCGCGATCCGCTACGACGGCGAGGACCTGCTCACCGCCACCGAGGACCGGCGCAGGCAGCTGCGCGGCGAATCGATGTCGATGATCTTCCAGGACGCGCTCTCGGCGCTGAACCCCGTCTACACGGTGGGGTTCCAGATCGCCGAGCAGCTGCGCACCCGGCGCGGCATGTCCCGCAAGGACGCCACGGCGCGCGCGGTGGAGCTGCTGGACCAGGTCAAGATCCCGAACGCCAAGCAGCGCGTGAAGGAGTACCCGCACCAGTTCTCCGGCGGCATGCGGCAGCGCGCGATGATCGCGATGTCGCTGGCGCTGGACCCGGAGCTGCTCATCGCGGACGAGCCGACGACGGCGCTGGACGTGACGGTGCAGGCGCAGATCATGGACCTGCTCGACGAGCTGCGCCGGGACCGCGGGATGGGCCTGATCCTCATCACCCACGACCTGGGCGTGGTCGCGGAGGTCGCGGACCGGATCGTGGTGATGTACGCGGGTCGCATCGTGGAGTCCGCGGACGCCTACGGGCTCTACGAGCAGCCCGGCCACCCGTACACCGAGGGCCTGATGCGGTCCATCCCGCGCCTGGACCTCAAGGGCCAGGACCTGGAGACGATCAAGGGCCTGCCGCCGAACCTGATGAAGATCCCGAGCGGCTGCCCGTTCCACCCGCGTTGCCCGCGCGCCGAGGACCGCTGCCGCGAGCAGGTGCCCGAGCAGCACCAGCTGGGTTCGGGCCGGACCAGCGCCTGCCACTTCGCCGAGGAGCTGATGACCAGTGAGTGAGCCGATCCTCGAAGTGCGGGACCTGGTCAAGCACTTCCCGATCAACCGGGGCGTCGTCTTCCAGCGGACCGTCGGGCACGTTCGGGCCGTCGACGGCGTGTCCTTCGACCTGAACAAGGGCGAGACGCTGGGCATCGTCGGCGAGTCCGGCTGCGGCAAGTCGACGCTCGCACAGGTGCTGATGCGGCTGGAGAAACCGACCAGCGGCACGGCCACCTTCGAGGGCCGCGACATGTTCAAGATGAGCGGTCCGGAGCTGCGCAAGTTGCGCCGCGACATGCAGATCGTGCTGCAGGACCCCTACACCTCGCTGAACCCGCGCCGCACCGTCGGCGACATCATCGGGGAGCCGTTCGAGATCCACTCCGAGGTGGCGCCGAAGGGCGATCGGCGGCGCAAGGTGCAGGAGCTGCTGGACCTGGTCGGGCTCAACCCGGAGCACATCCAGCGCTACCCGCACCAGTTCTCCGGCGGTCAGCGCCAGCGCATCGGCATCGCGCGGGCGCTGGCGCTGCGGCCTAAGGTGATCGTGTGCGACGAGCCGGTGTCCGCGCTCGACGTCTCGATCCAGGCCCAGGTGATGAACCTGCTCGGTGAGCTGCAGCAGGAGCTCGGGCTGTCGTACGTGTTCATCGCGCACGACCTCGGCGTGGTGCGCCACCTGTCGGACCGGGTGGGCGTGATGTACCTGGGCAAGATGGTCGAGGTCGGCACCGACGAGCAGATCTACGAGCACCCGCAGCACCCGTACACGCAGGCGCTGCTGTCCTCTGTCCCGGTGCCCGATCCGACGTTGCGCGGCAAGCGCGAGGTCATCCGGCTCACCGGTGACGTGCCCAGCCCGGCGAATCCGCCGTCGGGCTGCCGGTTCCGCACCCGCTGCTGGAAGGCGCAGGACATCTGCGCGGAGAAGGTCCCGGAGCTGGAGGTCCGGCTGGGAGACCACCCGTCGGCCTGCCACTTCGCGGAGGAACACCCGCACGTCGTGGCGTGACGGTCCGGACGGCGCCGGGTGGCGGGATCGAATCCCGTGCCCGGCGCCGTTCGTTTTCTCCGGGGCGTTGAGCGGATCTGCTCAGCCGTCGAGCAGGCCCACTCCGCCGTAGGCGTTGGCCTGGGCGGCCTCGCCGAAGCTGATCTGGGTGTCCGGGCGCCACAGCGGTGAGAGCACCAGGCCCGGATCGGCGAGCCGGTAGCCGTTGAACAGGCTCGCGATGCGGTCGCGGTCGCGCCACAGCACGGGCGTCGGGGTGCGGCCCATCACCTCGTGCGCCACCCGCACCTGCTCGTCGGTGGCCGACACCTGCGAGATGTGCGAGATCGCCAGCCAGCTGCCGGGAGCGCTCACCGCGCGGTAGCTCGCGACCAGCGCGTGCGCTTCGGCGTCGTCGGGCACGAACGGCAGGATCGCGATGGCCAGCACCGCCACCGGGCGGGAGAAGTCGAGCATCCCGGCGACTCCGGGCGCGGTGAGCACGCTTTCCGGGTCGCGCACGTCGGCTTGGGTGATCGTGACGTTCGACTGGCCGGCGAGCATGCGCTGCGCGTGCGCCACGGCGACCGGCTCGTGATCGACGTAGCCGACCTTGGCGGCCGGGTTGATCCGGTGCGCGATCTCGTGCACGTTGCCGACGGTGGGGATGCCGGAGCCGAGGTCGAGGAACTGGTCGACGCCCTGGGAGAGCAGGAAGCGCACCGCCCGGCCGAGGAACGCGCGGTTCGCCTTGGCGTACACCGCCGACTGCGGCAGGACTTCCAGCGCGTCGTCGGCGGCCTTCCGGTCGATCGCGAAATGCGCGGAGCCGCCCAGGTAGTAGTCGTACATGCGGGCCGAGTTGGGACGGTCGGTGTCCGGTACCGAAGGCATCGACGGTGGCCCGGTGCGTTCGTTCTCGCCCATACCTTTGATGTTGCAACAAAAAATCGATCTTGACCATGCCGTGTTGGTCACTCCGCCGGGACCATGGCGGATTTCCGCCACGTCAACGCGGTGGTGCAACCGAATCGTCTTGATGCAATTCGTGATCGCATTTTCACGGAAAGTGAATAATGGTCGCGCGAAATGAGACCGCACCGTCGTCCGGGGCCGCCCGCGCATCTGCGGCAGGCGGCCCCGGAATCGCCGGCTAGGAGTCCTGCCGGATGAATTCGGCCAGATCAGCGGACTGCTGGAGCCGGGACGGCTCGTGCACGTACATCATGTGGCCCGCGTCGTAGTAGCGGACGTCGATGTTCGCGCGCAGCTCCTCCGGAATCGGCAGCCGGGCCAGCACGTGCTCCGCGGCGTAATACGGCGTCGCGCCGTCGGTGTAACCGGCGGCGACGTGCACCCGCAGATGCGGATTGGCGCGCATCGCGGCCCCCAGCTTGTCCACCACCGAGACCGAGGAACCTTCGAACTCCTTGTACGACCACGGCTGCACCCGATTGCTCAGCAATGCGTAGGGCAGGTCGTTGGCGTAGTCGAGTTCCTGACGCAGGTAGTGGTTGATCGCCGCCGAATAGGCGCCGATGATCCCGGACACGCTCGGATCGTCGGTGAGGCGTTCCCCCGCGGAGTCGGGTTCCCAGCCGAGGAAGCGCCCGTCCATGCGGCCCACGGTGCGCCGCTCGTCGCGCAGCAGCTCGGTGAAGAACCGCAGGTGCTCGATGCGCAGGTTCGCGCGGTCCACGTACTCCTCGGACAGGCCGGTGAGCTCCGCGGTGCGCCGGATGATGTCGGCGCGTTCGAACGCGGGCAGCCGCGCGCCGCGGGACAGCGCCCACGCGTAGTCCCCGGAGGCGAACTTCTCCGCCTCGTCCAGCACTTCCCGCAGCGGCCGGTCGCCGTGCCTGCCGTGGTGGTGCGCGATGGCCGCGTACGTCGGCAGGTACAGCTGGTACGGCAGGTCGTTGCCGTCGGTGAACCGGATCGTGCCCATGTCCAGCACGGACGAGATCAGCAGCAGCCCGTTGAGGTACAGCCCGTGGCGGTCCTGGAGGTGCTCGGCGAGCGCCGCCGCGCGCAGCGTGCCGTACGACTCGCCCGCGAGGTACTTCGGCGACAACCAGCGCCCGTTGCGCGAGGTCCACAGCCGGATGACCTCACCGACCGATTCGATGTCGCGCTGGTAGCCGTGGAAGTCGGCGGGTTCGCCGCCGTTGACCGCGCGGGAGTACCCGGTGGAGACGGGGTCGATGAACACCAGGTCGCTGTGCGCCAGCAGGGTTTCCGGGTTGTCGGCGAGC
This window of the Saccharopolyspora gloriosae genome carries:
- a CDS encoding SAM-dependent methyltransferase, which codes for MGENERTGPPSMPSVPDTDRPNSARMYDYYLGGSAHFAIDRKAADDALEVLPQSAVYAKANRAFLGRAVRFLLSQGVDQFLDLGSGIPTVGNVHEIAHRINPAAKVGYVDHEPVAVAHAQRMLAGQSNVTITQADVRDPESVLTAPGVAGMLDFSRPVAVLAIAILPFVPDDAEAHALVASYRAVSAPGSWLAISHISQVSATDEQVRVAHEVMGRTPTPVLWRDRDRIASLFNGYRLADPGLVLSPLWRPDTQISFGEAAQANAYGGVGLLDG
- a CDS encoding oligopeptide/dipeptide ABC transporter ATP-binding protein; the protein is MSEKGDNAGGRLLDVEDLHVEFRTRDGVAKVLNGVSYHVKAGETLAVLGESGSGKSVTAQTVMGILDTPPGFVTGGAIRYDGEDLLTATEDRRRQLRGESMSMIFQDALSALNPVYTVGFQIAEQLRTRRGMSRKDATARAVELLDQVKIPNAKQRVKEYPHQFSGGMRQRAMIAMSLALDPELLIADEPTTALDVTVQAQIMDLLDELRRDRGMGLILITHDLGVVAEVADRIVVMYAGRIVESADAYGLYEQPGHPYTEGLMRSIPRLDLKGQDLETIKGLPPNLMKIPSGCPFHPRCPRAEDRCREQVPEQHQLGSGRTSACHFAEELMTSE
- a CDS encoding ABC transporter permease is translated as MPEPTVSATTAQPTDSERTAAEPASAARPEKPRGLWGDAWQDLRRRPMFLVASAIILLLLVMAAFPQLFTSLDPTRGSLSHARELPSAEAWFGYDTQGRDIYARAIYGARASIIVGVLATVVTVLIGSIFGLVGGYLGGWLDNLLSRFAEIFLGLPFVLGAIVILTTLNPATGIPDPVRIITLVILSISALSWPIAMRIMRSAAISAREQDYVKAARALGASPARIIFRHMLPNCLAPVLVYATIALGGFIGAEATLSFLGLGLRSPVVSWGVMIADSRDYISVAPHLLMFPAGFLVVTVLAFVMLGDAVRDALDPKQK
- a CDS encoding dipeptide ABC transporter ATP-binding protein, whose amino-acid sequence is MSEPILEVRDLVKHFPINRGVVFQRTVGHVRAVDGVSFDLNKGETLGIVGESGCGKSTLAQVLMRLEKPTSGTATFEGRDMFKMSGPELRKLRRDMQIVLQDPYTSLNPRRTVGDIIGEPFEIHSEVAPKGDRRRKVQELLDLVGLNPEHIQRYPHQFSGGQRQRIGIARALALRPKVIVCDEPVSALDVSIQAQVMNLLGELQQELGLSYVFIAHDLGVVRHLSDRVGVMYLGKMVEVGTDEQIYEHPQHPYTQALLSSVPVPDPTLRGKREVIRLTGDVPSPANPPSGCRFRTRCWKAQDICAEKVPELEVRLGDHPSACHFAEEHPHVVA
- a CDS encoding S10 family peptidase → MAATETSTGEAGQETTTPAEPADDLVSTHHTITADGGELSYTATTGRIVLREEATTDGKFDGLKAKAEVHLTSYVVDSAEPRPVTFAFNGGPGSASVWLHLGVLGPRRVVSGDTGSLAAPPYGLADNPETLLAHSDLVFIDPVSTGYSRAVNGGEPADFHGYQRDIESVGEVIRLWTSRNGRWLSPKYLAGESYGTLRAAALAEHLQDRHGLYLNGLLLISSVLDMGTIRFTDGNDLPYQLYLPTYAAIAHHHGRHGDRPLREVLDEAEKFASGDYAWALSRGARLPAFERADIIRRTAELTGLSEEYVDRANLRIEHLRFFTELLRDERRTVGRMDGRFLGWEPDSAGERLTDDPSVSGIIGAYSAAINHYLRQELDYANDLPYALLSNRVQPWSYKEFEGSSVSVVDKLGAAMRANPHLRVHVAAGYTDGATPYYAAEHVLARLPIPEELRANIDVRYYDAGHMMYVHEPSRLQQSADLAEFIRQDS